A genomic window from Streptomyces sp. NBC_00234 includes:
- a CDS encoding tripartite tricarboxylate transporter TctB family protein, translated as MTTGTPVPAPAPKRGGWLRDHSELGVCVLLLALGVLVLSDAVTMSVDLTQRGPVGPRTVPLVVGAGLLVVAVLLAVDVLRGGRGEAEGGEDIDLGEPADWRTVLLLTGVFLANAVLIGPLGFPVSGALLFWGSAYALGSRHYARDPLIAAGISLVTYFVFDNLLGVPLPGGPLMGVL; from the coding sequence GTGACCACCGGGACCCCCGTACCCGCCCCTGCCCCGAAGCGCGGCGGCTGGCTGCGCGACCACTCCGAACTCGGCGTCTGCGTGCTGCTCCTGGCCCTCGGCGTCCTCGTCCTCTCCGACGCCGTCACCATGAGCGTCGACCTCACCCAGCGCGGCCCCGTCGGCCCCAGGACCGTCCCCCTCGTCGTCGGCGCCGGACTGCTGGTCGTCGCCGTGCTCCTCGCCGTCGACGTCCTGCGCGGCGGACGGGGAGAGGCGGAGGGCGGCGAGGACATCGACCTCGGCGAACCGGCCGACTGGCGCACGGTGCTCCTGCTCACCGGAGTCTTCCTCGCCAACGCCGTCCTCATCGGCCCGCTCGGCTTCCCGGTCTCCGGCGCCCTGCTCTTCTGGGGTTCCGCCTACGCGCTCGGCAGCCGCCACTACGCGCGTGATCCGCTCATCGCGGCCGGAATCTCCCTCGTGACCTACTTCGTCTTCGACAACCTGCTCGGAGTCCCCCTGCCGGGCGGCCCGCTGATGGGGGTGCTCTGA
- a CDS encoding Bug family tripartite tricarboxylate transporter substrate binding protein, whose product MRLRTPLALAGAALLVLVAPPLLSTGSGSGTGTQIPGLRLMVPNTPGGGYDITARTAAKNAEDAGLTHNVEVFNLPGAGGTVGLARLVGEHGNGKLAMSMGLGVVGAVHTNKSPKTLGDTTPIARLTEEQDIVVVAKDSPYRTIGQLVEAWKKNPGELPVGGGSSPGGPDHLAPMLMAKAAGIAPKEVNYIPFDGGGELLASILGNKVAFGVSGVGEYLDQIRAGELRLLAVTGPKRVPGLDAPTLRESGLDTDFTNWRGIVAPPGLSGAERDKLVALIRKLHDSPEWKESMKKNGWDDAFLTGDAFGDFLDAQDQRVATVLKELGL is encoded by the coding sequence GTGCGACTGCGCACTCCACTCGCCCTGGCCGGGGCAGCGCTGCTGGTGCTCGTGGCACCACCGCTGCTCTCCACGGGCAGCGGCTCCGGCACCGGGACACAGATTCCCGGACTGCGCCTCATGGTCCCCAACACCCCCGGCGGCGGTTACGACATCACCGCACGCACCGCTGCCAAGAACGCCGAGGACGCCGGACTCACCCACAACGTCGAGGTGTTCAACCTCCCCGGCGCGGGCGGCACCGTCGGCCTGGCCCGGCTCGTCGGCGAACACGGCAACGGCAAGCTCGCCATGTCCATGGGACTCGGGGTGGTGGGCGCGGTCCACACCAACAAGTCGCCGAAGACACTCGGCGACACGACCCCGATCGCCCGGCTCACCGAGGAGCAGGACATCGTCGTCGTCGCCAAGGACTCCCCGTACAGGACCATCGGCCAGCTGGTCGAGGCATGGAAAAAGAACCCCGGCGAGCTCCCCGTCGGCGGCGGCTCCTCGCCCGGCGGACCCGACCACCTCGCCCCGATGCTGATGGCGAAGGCCGCCGGAATCGCGCCGAAGGAGGTCAACTACATCCCCTTCGACGGCGGTGGCGAACTCCTCGCCTCGATCCTCGGCAACAAGGTCGCCTTCGGCGTCTCCGGTGTCGGCGAATACCTCGACCAGATCAGGGCGGGAGAGCTGCGGCTGCTCGCCGTCACCGGACCGAAGCGGGTCCCCGGCCTCGACGCCCCCACCCTCCGCGAATCGGGTCTGGACACCGACTTCACCAACTGGCGTGGCATCGTCGCCCCGCCCGGCCTCTCCGGCGCCGAACGCGACAAGCTCGTCGCCCTGATCCGGAAGCTGCACGACTCACCGGAGTGGAAGGAATCGATGAAGAAGAACGGCTGGGACGACGCCTTCCTCACCGGCGACGCCTTCGGCGACTTCCTGGACGCACAGGACCAGCGCGTCGCCACGGTCCTGAAGGAGCTGGGACTGTGA
- a CDS encoding response regulator yields the protein MTKVLVVDDDFMVAKLHCRYVSATDGFTVVGVAHSGAEALRAARELRPDLVLLDIYLPDMDGIGVLRALRAAEGSAADGHSVDALFITAARDAGVVRAALRAGALHYLIKPFHPSALQEQLQHVASLRNRLDALDEARQEARQEDVDRIFGTRPPGSRELPKGLAAHTADLVERILRDHPDGLSASQCAEAGSLSRVSTRRYLEYFAETGRAEVTLRYGGTGRPERRYRAVLHRF from the coding sequence GTGACGAAAGTGCTGGTGGTGGACGACGACTTCATGGTCGCGAAGCTGCACTGCCGCTATGTGTCCGCGACGGACGGGTTCACGGTCGTCGGGGTGGCCCACAGCGGCGCCGAAGCGCTGCGCGCGGCGCGGGAGTTGCGTCCCGATCTGGTCCTGCTCGACATCTATCTGCCCGATATGGACGGGATCGGTGTGCTGCGCGCACTGCGCGCGGCGGAGGGGTCGGCCGCCGACGGGCACAGCGTCGACGCGCTGTTCATCACGGCCGCCCGCGACGCCGGGGTGGTGCGGGCGGCCCTGCGGGCGGGTGCGTTGCACTATCTGATCAAGCCGTTCCACCCGTCGGCGCTCCAGGAGCAACTGCAGCACGTGGCCTCGTTGCGCAACCGGCTCGACGCTCTCGACGAGGCACGCCAGGAGGCCCGGCAGGAGGACGTGGACCGGATCTTCGGCACCCGTCCGCCGGGCTCGCGCGAACTGCCCAAGGGCCTCGCGGCGCACACCGCCGATCTGGTGGAGCGGATCCTCCGTGACCACCCGGACGGGCTGTCCGCGTCCCAGTGCGCGGAGGCGGGCTCCCTGTCACGGGTCAGCACCCGCCGGTATCTGGAGTACTTCGCGGAGACGGGGCGCGCGGAAGTGACGCTGCGGTACGGCGGAACGGGGCGTCCCGAGCGCCGGTACCGCGCTGTTCTTCATCGCTTCTGA